The proteins below are encoded in one region of Ferruginibacter lapsinanis:
- the mdh gene encoding malate dehydrogenase, with product MKVTVVGAGAVGATCADNIARKELCTELVLLDIKEGVAEGKAQDMMQTAALLGFDTKIVGSTNDYSKTANSDVVVITSGLPRKPGMTREELIGVNAGIVKSVAENILKFSPNTIIIVISNPMDTMTYLALQSTGLPKNKIIGMGGALDSARFRYQLSQTLGCSPADLNAVVVGGHGDTTMIPLISKATWNSAPVTDFLTAEQQEKIVKDTMVGGATLTALIGTSAWYAPGAAGAAMVEAIVRDEKKLFTACVALDGEYGQKDICLGVPVIIGRNGWEKILDFKLNDAEQAAFNKSADAVRSMNDVLKTL from the coding sequence ATGAAAGTTACCGTAGTAGGTGCAGGTGCCGTAGGTGCGACTTGCGCTGATAATATTGCCCGTAAAGAGCTATGCACTGAACTAGTTTTATTAGATATTAAAGAAGGTGTTGCCGAAGGTAAAGCACAAGATATGATGCAGACTGCTGCATTACTTGGTTTCGATACCAAAATTGTTGGTAGTACAAACGATTACTCAAAAACTGCTAACAGCGATGTAGTAGTAATTACTTCAGGTTTGCCACGTAAACCGGGCATGACCAGAGAAGAATTGATCGGTGTGAACGCAGGTATCGTTAAATCTGTAGCAGAAAACATTTTAAAATTCTCTCCAAATACTATTATCATCGTTATCAGTAACCCGATGGATACAATGACTTATCTGGCATTGCAATCTACAGGATTACCTAAAAATAAGATCATCGGTATGGGTGGAGCTTTGGATAGCGCTCGTTTCCGTTACCAATTGAGCCAAACATTAGGTTGCAGCCCTGCTGATCTGAATGCAGTAGTTGTTGGCGGACACGGTGATACTACCATGATTCCTTTGATAAGCAAAGCTACCTGGAACAGTGCTCCTGTTACAGATTTCTTAACTGCTGAGCAACAGGAAAAAATTGTAAAAGACACGATGGTTGGTGGCGCTACTTTGACTGCTTTAATCGGCACCTCTGCATGGTATGCTCCCGGAGCTGCAGGTGCTGCAATGGTTGAGGCTATTGTACGTGACGAGAAAAAATTATTCACTGCCTGTGTAGCTTTAGATGGCGAATATGGACAAAAAGATATTTGCTTAGGCGTTCCCGTTATTATCGGTAGAAACGGCTGGGAAAAGATCCTTGACTTTAAATTGAATGACGCTGAACAAGCTGCTTTCAACAAAAGTGCAGATGCAGTAAGAAGCATGAACGATGTGTTGAAAACATTATAA
- a CDS encoding TlpA family protein disulfide reductase — protein sequence MKKIFLIIALFACSKMLFAQADTSLLYLKFTQIPPFSFTKVPDSTKFAKADLKKRKATLIMAFSPDCEHCKHETSELIAHIKRFKKIQIVMASPLDYKYLYSFYQNYQLSKYPNITVARDPSWFLGTFYNIRNFPALFLYDKKGQFVKAFDGSVPVEKIAEAL from the coding sequence ATGAAGAAAATATTCCTGATTATCGCTCTTTTTGCATGTAGCAAGATGTTATTTGCCCAGGCAGATACCTCACTACTTTATCTGAAATTCACCCAGATACCACCTTTTTCTTTTACAAAAGTACCCGACAGTACCAAATTTGCTAAAGCTGACCTAAAAAAAAGAAAAGCTACACTTATCATGGCTTTTAGTCCGGATTGCGAACATTGCAAGCACGAAACCAGCGAATTGATTGCTCATATCAAACGCTTTAAAAAGATACAAATAGTAATGGCATCACCTCTTGACTATAAGTATTTGTATAGTTTTTATCAAAACTATCAACTAAGCAAATATCCAAATATCACCGTTGCCAGAGACCCCTCCTGGTTTCTGGGTACCTTCTATAACATAAGGAATTTCCCGGCCTTATTTTTATACGATAAAAAAGGACAGTTTGTAAAGGCTTTCGACGGTAGCGTTCCCGTAGAAAAAATTGCTGAAGCATTGTAA